A window from Megalops cyprinoides isolate fMegCyp1 chromosome 8, fMegCyp1.pri, whole genome shotgun sequence encodes these proteins:
- the crispld2 gene encoding cysteine-rich secretory protein LCCL domain-containing 2 — protein sequence MNTAMPWLTALPLLVLAAHHGAALFLPDSPELRKLLSRYQDEVDQNSTGSAGSGRVRRAIQWSDREEILQLHNKLRGGVYPPASNMEYMVWDEDLEQSATSWAEECLWEHGPQDLLMSIGQNLAVHWGRYRSPAYHVQAWYDEVKDYTYPYPHECNPWCPEHCSGPMCTHYTQLVWATSNRVGCAVHVCPKMDVWGEIWENAVYLVCNYSPKGNWIGEAPYQHGRPCSQCPPSYGGGCRENLCYNEETQEPQHPETEDMNEVEKPQVPTQPRTTTTKPPPKPKGKPKSEKPSGPKPDVDKPAGRPFLAQNIKCETKMRDKCKGTTCNRYNCPANCLDKKGKVWGTLFYDVQSSICRAAMHYGVIDNSGGLVDITRKDKIPFFVKATKNGIESFSKYKPGNAFVVAKVEKQSVDCYATVAEICPFKEPGINCPRVLCPDNCKDEPSHWAPVVGSNIYSDSSSICRAAIHAGVIKASGGYVDVMPLDKKKNYVGTLKNGIQSESKNNLEGCSFRVFAVKE from the exons ATGAACACTGCCATGCCCTGGCTCACCGCCCTTCCTCTGCTGGTCCTGGCTGCCCATCATGGGGCTGCCTTATTTCTGCCCGACTCCCCGGAGCTGCGGAAGCTGCTGAGCCGGTACCAGGATGAGGTGGATCAGAACTCCACAGGCAGCGCAGGATCTGGCAGGGTCCGACGAGCCATCCAGTGGTCCGATCGGGAAGAGATCCTTCAGCTGCACAACAAACTGAGGGGCGGGGTTTATCCCCCTGCTTCCAACATGGAGTAcatg GTATGGGATGAAGACCTTGAGCAATCAGCCACAAGCTGGGCAGAAGAATGCCTGTGGGAGCATGGGCCCCAAGATCTGCTGATGTCTATTGGTCAGAACCTGGCTGTGCACTGGGGCAG GTACCGCTCCCCAGCCTACCATGTCCAGGCCTGGTACGATGAGGTGAAGGACTACACGTATCCATACCCTCATGAGTGTAACCCCTGGTGTCCGGAACACTGCTCTGGGCCGATGTGTACTCATTACACCCAG CTGGTCTGGGCCACCAGTAACAGAGTCGGgtgtgcagtgcatgtgtgtcccAAAATGGATGTCTGGGGCGAAATCTGGGAGAATGCTGTCTACTTGGTCTGCAATTATTCACCAAA AGGGAACTGGATTGGAGAGGCCCCCTACCAGCATGGTCGTCCTTGTTCCCAGTGTCCACCGAGTTATGGAGGGGGTTGTCGGGAAAACCTCTGCTACAATG AAGAAACTCAGGAGCCTCAGCACCCTGAGACAGAGGACATGAATGAGGTGGAGAAGCCCCAGGTGCCCACCCAGCCCCGCACAACAACCACCAAACCTCCCCCCAAGCCTAAAGGAAAGCCCAAATCCGAGAAACCCTCTGGGCCCAAACCTGATGTGGACAAGCCTGCTGGCAGACCTTTCCTTG CTCAGAACATTAAGTGTGAAACCAAAATGCGTGACAAGTGTAAAGGAACAACTTGCAACAG ATACAACTGTCCTGCTAATTGCCTGGACAAAAAGGGCAAAGTGTGGGGAACTCTCTTTTATGATGTG CAATCAAGTATCTGCCGTGCTGCAATGCATTATGGGGTGATTGACAACAGTGGTGGCCTGGTAGACATCACAAGGAAGGACAAGATCCCATTTTTCGTCAAGGCAACCAAGAATGGAATTGAATCATTTAG TAAATACAAACCTGGCAATGCCTTTGTTGTTGCAAAAGTGGAAA AACAATCAGTGGACTGCTATGCCACTGTGGCTGAGATTTGCCCCTTTAAGGAGCCAGGCATCAATTGCCCAAG AGTGCTCTGCCCCGACAACTGCAAGGATGAGCCATCCCACTGGGCTCCAGTCGTGGGGAGCAACATCTACTCAGAT agctcCAGTATCTGCCGAGCAGCCATCCACGCAGGGGTGATCAAAGCCAGCGGGGGCTATGTGGATGTCATGCCCCTGGATAAAAAGAAGAACTATGTGGGAACTCTGAAGAATGGAATCCAGTCTGAGAG TAAGAACAATCTGGAGGGATGCTCATTCCGTGTCTTCGCTGTGAAGGAGTGA